A section of the Desulfitibacter sp. BRH_c19 genome encodes:
- a CDS encoding BlaI/MecI/CopY family transcriptional regulator — MEQYKLFDAEYRFASLIWDNEPINSTKLVKLSLDKLGWKKSTTYTVLRKLCERGILKNEDATVSAIVKKEDAQKYESRAMIENTFDGSLPQFLTAFLDEKKITEKEAEELKRIIEGATK, encoded by the coding sequence ATGGAACAATACAAACTATTCGATGCCGAGTATAGATTTGCAAGTTTAATTTGGGATAATGAACCTATTAACTCTACCAAACTTGTAAAGCTTAGTCTTGACAAGCTGGGTTGGAAAAAATCCACTACATACACAGTTTTAAGAAAGCTTTGTGAACGTGGGATACTCAAAAATGAAGATGCAACAGTTTCAGCAATTGTTAAAAAAGAGGATGCTCAAAAATACGAAAGTCGGGCGATGATTGAAAACACTTTTGATGGCTCTTTACCGCAGTTTTTAACAGCATTTCTAGATGAAAAGAAGATTACTGAAAAGGAGGCCGAAGAGCTAAAGCGTATTATTGAGGGGGCAACAAAATGA